In Phaseolus vulgaris cultivar G19833 chromosome 3, P. vulgaris v2.0, whole genome shotgun sequence, the sequence GAGGCGACGACagcgtcccaaagctagggtttcgcagggGCTGAAGCAGCATTCCAAGGCTTAGGGTTTCACAACGGTGCAAGGAGGAGGCTCCCATATCTGCTTCACAACAGTGGTGACCAGCGACGGTGGTGGTGCAGAGCGTCAGTGCAGTGGGGACTGCGACCAGGTCTGTTGGTGAGTGATTTTGGgtggtgcaatttttgtgttcttgatttaaaaaaaaaaattgccaaTATCTGAAATTAGTTGTACCGAGTATCTCGTCTAGTCATTTGAGATGGCAGAAGAAGGGAGGTTCCGAATTGAAAATTCGATGGTACAAATTTCAATTGGTGGAAAATGAAAATTGAGGATATGCGAgttcagttactgagcacatcaatatgatcttagccagacttacgtcagtgggcattaagttcgatgatgaagttcaaaCTTTACTACTGTTATTGTCTTTGCCTGACAGTTGGTCCGGAACGGTTACAACAGTTACCAGTTCAGAGGGAtccgatggattcacttttgagaatattcgtgatctcattcttggcgaggatgtcagaagaaggagttctggggaattatctagtgaatcgctatatgtcatcagaggtaagaaaaatatcagagatagtgggagcaagaacaaaagaaggagtcagtcaaagacttGGGATTAttcaagtgtaacatgttggaactgcaaggaggtggggcatttcaggaatcaatgtCCAAATGATAAACAAGTCAACATTGCAGAAGACTCCGCGGACGAGGACCTTTTAGTCTATTGCGTGGATAGcagtgtggattcctgggtcatgtattctgaagcattgcagaatctagttattggagactttggaaaggtaagatTAGCAGACAACAGAACTCTTGATGTTACgggcatgggtgacatagtgttgaagacaccagttggtttctggactttgaaggatgtcaaAGTTGTTCCAAGCTAGAGaaaaagtttgatttctgttaggcagttagacgaacagggacatgaagtgaagttcgAAAATTAGCAGTGGAAGgtcgtcaagggaaatcttgtcatggcttgcgaaagaaagagaggttcgttgtatatggtcggattaccgcgtctgagggagtgaccatcccagttcagaagataaacaaagttcGGTTCACAAAATCTCGTGGGTagaagagggttgtctttacaagagagaaacctaGAGCCATAggtcagattcaggatgaacgagcatggaaaggttcaggtagaccagtcagaggtacttGTGGCAGTGGGAGCACGGGTCGTGCTTCAGCTAAGGTTCTTAGACGATagtgggttaggagaaccagtattccagcggttgaaacttctctagaaaatttcttgttgaatatggagagtgtttgttctcaggttATTCCAGGATCCGGCACTTCCTATAAGTGGGAGTCGGTAGGAACGGAGAACGGGTCAGTGACTGACGTATTAAAACTCAGGgggagttttaacgaagtcttcaaaatgattaagaaggttggtggcaactagaggtggaacattgagttccgtctacagattacagaagtacatgtacacagttgaagcgcaggtgaacattgttccatgacttcaagtgggagattgttgggtatgaagtcaagaccaattaGGTTGGGCTGACAAGACACCATGTACACGGTTGAAGCGCaagtgaacattgttccgtggcctcaagtgggagattgttgggtgtGAAGCctggaccaattgggttggactGACTAGGCACCATGTTCAATGGGTGGGCTTAATCATTAtgtcccttttataatctctatttaaagagatcattgtacttgtaattggtgtgcaacatgacataatgaaaacctaatagttgcccgtgtggatgtaagttgcagttggcgaccgaaccacgttaaatcttgtgtcgtttatttttctacagttgattcgtgattgtgtgtgttgcttccgcatGCGTTTTTCCCATCAGATATcccatatattaaaaaaaaaatgtgtatcaTTTCACAAAGTTTGAAGatataaacaattaaaggtTGATTTTGATTTACTAATAGGCAATAATAATAACCtttttgtataatatttttgaattatttttattaactagTGAAGTTCTTATATGATACAAATGTTATTGGAGAATTAGTTGAGGTGATCCAGTTGATACTTAAAGGCAAAGAAAGAGTTGTTTTAAACTTGAAAGATAAATAGTAAATGAATGCTACTGTTTTTTTTGCTATTTGTATAATCAGGATGAGAATAGAAATTAGTCTGGGCGTAAAATTGGATTGACTCGTTCGCATAAAGAAAATACGATTTGATTTTATCAGTATTTTGTGTATAAGAATTAGTTCGCGAATCGGTTGGTTAGCTCgcataataaatgttttttttttaaattaataaaaaataaaattttaaatataaatttagaataatatttttattaaattaattagttttCTTATTTAGATTAATTAGgtaaatatattaacacccaTGTGTAATAAGACCGTGACTACCCTTTCTAGGTATTCAATGGTCTGTTTTCTCTCTCAACTATCCTTTTTTCACCTCCATCTGCTCTTGTTTGATTACGAAATTCTTTTAACTCTTCCATCTGCATAAACTTCGATGCTCGTTGCCTTAATTCATCAAGGTTAGTTGCCGGCTTCTTACCGAGACTGTTGGAAAATGGTCCTGGTTTTAGTGTTGTTATCATGTGATGCATTGTGACTTATGGGCTAAGATTTCAAATACCCAAAGCCACCTTTCCAAATCGTTCCATGAACATCCTCAACAATTCTCCCTTCTCCTGCCTTATGTTTACCAACGCAATCGATGTTAAATGATGAGCCCGACTAGTCGTAAACTGAGCCATAAACTTCTCCACCAATGTGTCAAAAGAATCAATGCATAAAGGTGATAAACGTGTAAACCAACTCAGAGCTGCTCCTTTCAATGTGGTTGGAAACACTCGGGACATTATAGCATCATTCCATGTGTATAAACTAACCGGAGTTGTATAAATTGGAATATGTTCATCAGGATCTGTATTTCCATCATATTTGTCTATGGTTGGGCTTTCGGCTTCTCTTCAGGTTTGGGCTTTTGACTTCTCTTCTCACAGATGAGTGTGTGTACCGGCAAGACGCTTCAATGCCAAAGTCGAAAGTAGTTTTACATTCATCAGATAAAATTCACTCTACCTTACCTATAGAGTTGATCATCTATTTATAGGATTTTCTTATTAGACTTATACCTTGTTTAGgcttttctttctgcacctctttattattttatacacaCCCATTAATTTGAACTCTTGATTTGGATCATGCTACAAtgattatatatatgtttattttatcttatatatatatatatatatatatatatatatatatttctcggTATAACTTCTCGATATATTCTCTCGATTATACCTCACGTGTtagttcaattttaattattagatATTAGTAGAGTTTAAGCCCAAAGATAATTAAATCCAACAAATTAAAGGGTTTGACAGGGGCAATTTGAAAACACAACCATTCTTAAAAAAACTCAACAAAACTTACTTCTTTTCACAATGCAGAAAGGCtcattctccctgcacccaatGCTTTGTGACTGGCACCCAATCAGATTTGTGAAAAGACCATATTAcccttaatgaaattaaaaacactTAAATTATGATCTGCACCCAATGCCTGCACCCAACAATagggttcttcttcttcttcttcttcttcaccgtGAAGCAGCAGCCACCGTGAAGCAGCAACCACCGTGAAGCAGCAGCAGCCACCGTGAAGTTGCAGGGAGACACCGTGAGCCACCGTGAGCCACCGTGAGCAGAGTTGGTTTGCTTCGTCGTGAGTGCTTCATCGTCAAAGAAGTTGAGGTACCGTTCATGGATTTTTCTTCGTAGAGTAGTACATTCCGGATAATTTTATCCGTAGATCACCCTTTGCTTCTGGATAATTTTATCCGTAGACCACCATTTGGTTCCGGATAAATTTATCCGCAGAAGAATATTGGCATCCGGATTTTTTCATCCGGACTTCATTAATGGCttacggatatttttatccatagTGCAAGAATTGGTTCCGGATTTTTTTGTTCGTAATTCAAAAGTgggttccggatatttttatccataagcTACGTTTGACttgcggatatttttatccggaTTGTTGTTATTGGTCtgcggatattaatatccgtatTAGTGTGAAATTTTTCACAAGTGTTTTAAACTATATGtgttataattttgttatatatgtTGGATTGAATGTTACTTTTATGAAATGTAAGATGGTGCGGACTAGAGGTGGAGGAAGTTCTAATTTGGATCGTGTGCGTCCAACTGCATCGATTAGAAGAAAACGGGGTGGGTCTAGTACTTCAATTCCAAATCAAGAGTTTGAAGATTATATTGAACAAGAAGAAGTTGAAGTTGATGATGAAGGCTATCCAGGAGGGCCATTGGATAAGTCCTTACTTGTTAATTATGAACATCACGTAGCCAAACAGTTGTGGGATGGTTTGGtaagtaatgaaaaataaatttttgtatttgttatgTATTCCTGATTATTGATGATATATGTTGATTATTGTAGGATCGTGGTGAGCTGAAGGTCGTTTCACATGGGAGGAAGATAAATAAGTTAGGAGCACCTCATGAGCGCATAGAAGCTGCTGTAGAATTGTCTGGCTTAGGTGGTCTGCTTCATGCTAGTTATGAGAGTCTAGACCGAGGACTGTTGTGTGCTTTTGTAGAGAGGTGGCATGCAGAGACAAACAGTTTTCATTTACCGGTTGGGGAGATGACCATCACTCTTGATGATGTGTCAAATTTGTTACATTTACCCATTGTCGGTCAGTTTTACACACAGGAAACCTTAGATTCTGATTCGGCGACTGATTTATTGGTAGAAGCCCTCCGTGTTGACCATGCACTTGCATCTGAAGAAACAAGACACTGTCGGGGAGCTCATGTGCGCCTTAGCTGGTTAAGAGAAGTGTATCAAGATGCATGCTCAAGGAGGCAGTGGACTGTGGCTGCCAGAGCATACTTACTTCACCTTGTCGGTTGCACTATTTTTGCGGACAAGAGTGCTACATCAGTAAGTGTGTTTTATCTTGGATTTTTTGTTGATTTGAGGCTTACCGGGGGATATTCTTGGGCAGCAGCTGCCCTAACTCACATGTATGAACAGCTAGGAGATTGTAGTTATGCAAATACAAAGCAACTAGCTGGTTATGCAACATTGTTGCAGGGGTGGATTTATGAGCATTTCCCGTCTATAGGGATGAGACGTATGCAAGCATTGTATTCTGAAGATCAACCTCGGTGCAGGCTGTATGATGCTGGAAAAGGTACTTCAATTGTTGTTGTACGATCACAGTTGGATACATTGACACCAGCTTCCATTCGGTTTTGTCCATACAACGAGCACAGGGAAGAACGTCCATTCGAGTGGATTTCCTTATTCTGTGGTTATTTGAGGCTTGGAAATTGGACACAGCTGCACATGCCAGAACGTGTTCTGCGTCAGTATGGCTATACACAGATCATCCCTCGCAACCCATCTGTAATTGGACATGGTCATCCGGATACAAATGAAATGGACCGTCGATGGTTACATTTCAATGATTATGTCATACATGACTATGCCATAGCACGTCATCCTGACGCTTGCGTTCAAGAGTACATGGGTTGGTTTAGATCTGTATCACATCCATATGTGATTAATACAGATGAGGATGACCGTCCTGTACCGGTACCCTCAGATGCACGTCATCACGAAGCAGTGCCAAGTCATCATGAGGAGTCACATTCTGCTCTGGTATGCTTCTAACCTTGTTAAGATATTAAtttctattgtttttttctAATAGTATGTCATTCATGCTTGTAGGGTATTTGTCGTAGAATTACAGAGACATTGCAGCCATTACTTGATCATGGCGATGTCGTGGAGGGCAGCCCTGTTTGGGAAGGCATACAAGCAGCCATTACGTTAGCACGAGGAGCGACTGATGAAAGAGCTGTTTATGTCAGGAGACATGCACGTAGGAATGATTGATTAGGATTTCTCAATATGTCAGATGTATTACGATTtctttttatgtaatattttgatCCATGACAATGTATCTGAACCTTAATTATATGTTTCAATATGATCCATGACAATGTATCTGAACCTTAATTATATGTTTCAATATGATCCTTATCGGTTCTTGCTTCAcgttacttttattttatatgtttcaaTATGATCCTTATATGTTTCAATATGATCATTAGTACAGAAATCATTGGCTTACGCATATATTTATCCGTAGGCAAAAGTATGACttacggatatttttatccgtaggcaTAATAGTGACttacggatatttttatccgtaggcaTAATTGTGACttccggatttttttatccgtaGGCATAACTGTGACttccggatttttttatccgtaGGCATAACAGTGACttccggatttttttatccgtaGGCATAACAGTGACttccggatttttttatccgtaGGCATAACAGTGACTTCAGTGAATATTGTAGGACAACTGCAAATGTACTAAACATCCATAAATCTAAATTATGCTATTACAAATGTTATAATTACAAATATCGTCTAATGGACATTAGTTGGGTATAAACTTGTATCCGGCTAGTGTAGTATGTTGACCAAGTTTGGGCCGCCGGATAACGATGTGATGCCCACAATATATCCGTAGGTGGAATTGGACAACCATCTTTGAGCTTGACCTATAAAGGTAATAAATATAAGGTACACAAATCTTGATTTAGCACATCAATCTTGATTGGTTTAGTTTATACCTGGACAAAATGATTTCCGTGGACATGTCCAATTGCAATGATTCGGTGTTGACGGAAGTTACTTGGTGCTTGGGTTCTTAAAGGAAAAATACTCAATGATTGTAACATGGACAAAGAAACAAGAATGACATTATACCGATTTGCAATAACATATCCCATGTCTGGAATTGTCATCCACTTATCTGTTCCTGCCTGCAAGTACAATTGACAAACAAAGTTAAATAAAGAAATGCAATGTAAAAATGAAATGGTTTTAGTGGTTGGTACCATAGACATGTGTTCCACTAGAAGTGAGTTCTTCAAGTATTCATATCTATCATCACCACCAAAGAGTTGAACATATTCTTGTCTCCATTCACTTAgttcttttaacaaattcatTCGAACAACAGCCCATGACTCCTCTCCCATTCCCAATTGGGCAGCAACAGCACGGTAGCCACAATGGCCATCAGCCCTAACGTCAACAACATCAACAATATATGGATGATACCCTACAGGGAACTGATCAAGGAAAGGAATACATTTTGCTGGTACAATTTCTGGTAAGCTTTCTTCATTAGATTTTTTGCTTGCACAACTATCATGTTGTGAGTGTAAGAAATCCACATGTTCAAAATAAGAAGGGATTCGCTTAGTTGATCTCATGAATTTGGTAGGACGAGACATCTTTACAGCACCTTTTG encodes:
- the LOC137805531 gene encoding protein MAIN-LIKE 1-like, giving the protein MVRTRGGGSSNLDRVRPTASIRRKRGGSSTSIPNQEFEDYIEQEEVEVDDEGYPGGPLDKSLLVNYEHHVAKQLWDGLDRGELKVVSHGRKINKLGAPHERIEAAVELSGLGGLLHASYESLDRGLLCAFVERWHAETNSFHLPVGEMTITLDDVSNLLHLPIVGQFYTQETLDSDSATDLLVEALRVDHALASEETRHCRGAHVRLSWLREVYQDACSRRQWTVAARAYLLHLVGCTIFADKSATSVSVFYLGFFVDLRLTGGYSWAAAALTHMYEQLGDCSYANTKQLAGYATLLQGWIYEHFPSIGMRRMQALYSEDQPRCRLYDAGKGTSIVVVRSQLDTLTPASIRFCPYNEHREERPFEWISLFCGYLRLGNWTQLHMPERVLRQYGYTQIIPRNPSVIGHGHPDTNEMDRRWLHFNDYVIHDYAIARHPDACVQEYMGWFRSVSHPYVINTDEDDRPVPVPSDARHHEAVPSHHEESHSALGICRRITETLQPLLDHGDVVEGSPVWEGIQAAITLARGATDERAVYVRRHARRND